From one Bacillus sp. FJAT-42376 genomic stretch:
- the addA gene encoding helicase-exonuclease AddAB subunit AddA — MNHQLPKPADSQWTDDQWSAIASSGQDILVAAAAGSGKTAVLVERMIRKITSRDNPADVDRLLVVTFTNASAAEMKNRIGEALEEALKNNPASLHLRRQITLLNRASISTLHSFCLNIIRKYYYMIDLDPGFRIADQTEGALMMDEVLDDLFEEEYGKEGNEAFFDLADRYSSDRSDLALQDLIRILYDFSRSNPNPDEWLDQLSGLYDVSENSRLEEQPYFPVIKEDIEISIGLAQERLEQAMRLIRMPGGPAPRADDVSDYLNQVTALMDPESSWDELAEKFKALKPKRAKPVKGEEYDPALAEEVKSLRDSAKKQLEKTEEDWFKRDIRRSMKDLGELKGVIETLVGFVKKFGDRFQQKKKEKGLVDFSDLEHLCLSILSEKDEETGRLIPAEPAIACRQQFTEVMVDEYQDTNLVQEAILQLVKKESEEAGNLFMVGDVKQSIYRFRLAEPMLFLNKYKRFTADADGTGQRIDLNKNFRSRSEVLDGTNFLFKQLMGEKVGEIDYDDQAELKLGASYPESAGMETELLLADRTGLEEEEEADANPMNEPEAETVQLESRLIGKKIRELIDSRSQVYDRKKSGTRNMMYRDIVILLRSMPWAPQMMEELKKQGIPVYANLSGGYFEATEVAIMMSLLKCIDNPSQDIPLAAVLRSPIVGLNETEMAAIRTYDKKGSYYEACKEVLKHPVPSDRGLAGKLSRFFARLEEWRSEARKGAVSDLIWKIYRESKFFDFAGGMPGGKQRQANLRALYDRARQYEATSFRGLFRFLRFIERMQERGDDLGAARALGEQEDVVRIMTIHSSKGLEFPVVFTAGLARQFNMMDMNKSFLLDKHLGFGTKYIHPGLRFSYPTLPLIAMKKKLKIELLSEELRVLYVALTRAKEKLFLVGTVKDRQKALQSWKRSLLKEDWLLPDGDRLQAKSYLDWIGPALTRHRDAIELHEGEGSASELAAHPSKWKVRFVHQSELAEPDAGREEMEQKIIESLSARQPVPFKSPWSGEVEKELTWTYPFEASSRQRSKQSVSEIKRMQSYRDEYSEPAEPKKQSVLYDRPKFLQQKVLTAAERGTAMHAVMQHIPLSGSVTRETVMAAVEQMRMRELLTEEQAAVIDPDSIMGFYSSEIGEKMLHAKRVLREVPFSYARTPEQGTGEEKVLVQGVIDCLIEDEEGLTIIDYKTDAIKGKFPGGFKEAEHTMRDRYEIQLRIYSEAVESIFKKRVTRRVLYFFDANELLEV; from the coding sequence ATGAACCATCAGCTACCTAAACCGGCGGACAGTCAATGGACCGATGACCAGTGGTCGGCGATCGCCTCCTCCGGACAGGACATCCTTGTGGCTGCGGCAGCCGGATCCGGTAAGACAGCAGTCCTCGTGGAACGGATGATCCGGAAGATTACGAGCCGGGACAACCCGGCGGATGTGGACAGGCTTCTGGTCGTAACCTTTACGAATGCCTCCGCAGCCGAAATGAAGAACAGGATAGGAGAGGCGCTTGAAGAAGCGCTGAAGAATAATCCGGCTTCCCTGCATTTAAGAAGGCAGATTACGCTGCTGAACCGCGCATCCATTTCAACCCTGCATTCCTTCTGCCTGAATATCATCAGGAAATATTACTACATGATTGATCTTGATCCGGGCTTCCGGATTGCGGACCAAACCGAAGGCGCCCTGATGATGGATGAAGTGCTGGATGATTTGTTTGAAGAGGAATACGGAAAAGAAGGGAACGAAGCGTTTTTTGACCTGGCCGACCGCTATTCTTCGGACAGAAGTGATCTCGCTCTTCAGGACTTAATCCGCATTCTCTATGATTTTTCGAGATCCAATCCGAACCCGGATGAATGGCTTGATCAGCTGTCCGGCTTATATGATGTCAGCGAGAATTCGAGACTGGAAGAACAGCCTTACTTTCCGGTTATAAAAGAAGATATCGAGATTTCCATCGGACTTGCACAGGAACGTCTGGAGCAGGCGATGAGGCTGATCCGCATGCCTGGAGGACCGGCCCCCAGAGCGGATGATGTTTCCGATTACCTCAATCAGGTAACAGCCCTCATGGATCCGGAATCCTCGTGGGATGAACTGGCTGAAAAATTCAAGGCTCTTAAACCGAAGCGTGCGAAGCCGGTTAAAGGAGAGGAATATGATCCCGCTTTGGCAGAAGAAGTAAAATCATTGCGGGACAGTGCGAAAAAGCAGCTGGAAAAAACTGAAGAGGATTGGTTTAAACGGGATATCCGGCGTTCTATGAAGGACCTTGGGGAATTGAAGGGGGTCATTGAAACCCTCGTCGGGTTTGTGAAAAAGTTCGGAGACAGGTTTCAGCAGAAAAAGAAGGAAAAGGGCCTCGTGGACTTTTCGGATCTTGAGCATTTATGTCTTTCTATCTTATCGGAGAAGGATGAGGAAACTGGACGGCTTATTCCGGCTGAACCTGCCATCGCCTGCCGCCAGCAGTTTACAGAAGTCATGGTCGATGAATACCAGGATACGAACCTTGTTCAGGAAGCGATCCTTCAGCTTGTAAAGAAAGAATCGGAAGAAGCCGGCAATCTGTTTATGGTAGGCGATGTCAAACAGTCCATTTACCGCTTCCGCCTTGCGGAGCCGATGCTGTTTTTGAATAAATACAAACGGTTTACAGCGGATGCGGACGGTACAGGACAGCGAATCGATTTAAATAAAAATTTCAGGAGCCGCTCGGAAGTGCTCGACGGGACGAATTTTCTTTTTAAACAGCTGATGGGCGAAAAAGTCGGGGAAATCGATTATGACGATCAGGCGGAGCTGAAGCTCGGCGCATCCTATCCTGAAAGTGCCGGAATGGAAACCGAGCTGCTGCTTGCGGACCGGACGGGACTGGAGGAAGAAGAAGAGGCGGATGCAAATCCGATGAATGAGCCCGAAGCCGAAACCGTCCAGCTTGAATCGAGGCTGATCGGGAAGAAGATCCGCGAGCTTATTGACAGCCGCTCCCAGGTTTATGACCGGAAAAAAAGCGGGACGCGCAATATGATGTACCGGGATATTGTCATCCTGCTCCGATCCATGCCATGGGCTCCCCAGATGATGGAGGAGCTGAAAAAGCAGGGAATCCCTGTATACGCAAACCTTTCAGGGGGGTACTTTGAAGCAACGGAAGTCGCCATTATGATGTCGCTTCTGAAATGCATTGACAACCCGTCCCAGGATATTCCCCTTGCAGCCGTCTTAAGATCTCCGATTGTCGGGCTGAATGAAACGGAAATGGCCGCCATCCGCACGTATGACAAAAAGGGAAGCTATTATGAGGCGTGCAAAGAAGTGCTTAAGCATCCTGTGCCTTCCGACCGCGGGCTTGCCGGCAAGCTGTCCCGGTTTTTCGCCCGCTTAGAGGAGTGGAGAAGCGAGGCAAGGAAAGGCGCCGTTTCGGACCTGATCTGGAAGATTTACAGGGAAAGCAAGTTTTTCGACTTTGCAGGCGGAATGCCCGGCGGAAAACAGAGGCAGGCGAATCTCAGGGCTCTATACGACAGAGCGCGCCAATACGAAGCGACCTCCTTCCGCGGACTTTTCCGTTTCCTCCGGTTTATTGAGAGAATGCAGGAAAGAGGGGACGATCTGGGAGCGGCACGGGCGCTCGGCGAGCAGGAGGACGTTGTGCGCATCATGACGATCCACAGCAGCAAAGGGCTGGAGTTCCCCGTCGTATTCACAGCAGGCCTTGCCAGGCAGTTTAACATGATGGATATGAACAAAAGCTTTTTGCTCGATAAGCATCTCGGATTCGGAACGAAGTACATTCATCCCGGTCTGCGCTTCAGCTATCCGACACTCCCGCTCATTGCCATGAAAAAAAAGCTGAAAATTGAACTGCTCTCGGAGGAGCTTCGGGTTCTTTATGTCGCTTTGACACGGGCGAAAGAAAAGCTTTTCCTCGTCGGAACAGTAAAAGACAGGCAAAAAGCACTGCAGAGCTGGAAAAGATCCCTGTTAAAAGAGGACTGGCTGCTTCCGGACGGAGACCGTCTGCAGGCCAAATCCTATCTGGACTGGATCGGCCCGGCGCTGACACGGCACCGGGATGCGATTGAACTCCATGAAGGAGAAGGGTCAGCAAGTGAGTTAGCGGCTCATCCGTCTAAATGGAAGGTCCGGTTTGTTCATCAGAGTGAACTGGCGGAACCTGATGCCGGTAGGGAAGAAATGGAACAGAAGATCATTGAGTCCCTTTCAGCCAGGCAGCCGGTTCCATTCAAGTCGCCATGGAGCGGTGAGGTGGAAAAGGAACTGACCTGGACGTACCCGTTTGAGGCATCTTCCCGTCAGCGTTCTAAGCAGTCGGTTTCCGAGATTAAAAGAATGCAATCCTACCGGGATGAATATTCAGAGCCTGCCGAGCCGAAAAAACAGTCCGTCCTATATGACCGGCCGAAATTTCTGCAGCAAAAGGTTCTGACGGCAGCTGAACGCGGAACGGCTATGCATGCCGTTATGCAGCATATCCCTCTTTCCGGTTCTGTGACACGCGAAACGGTGATGGCAGCGGTTGAGCAGATGAGAATGAGAGAGTTGCTGACAGAAGAGCAGGCAGCCGTTATCGATCCCGATTCCATTATGGGCTTCTACTCTTCTGAAATCGGTGAAAAAATGCTTCATGCCAAACGTGTGCTGCGCGAAGTGCCGTTCAGCTACGCACGGACTCCCGAGCAGGGAACGGGGGAGGAAAAAGTGCTCGTTCAAGGGGTGATTGACTGCCTCATCGAAGACGAAGAGGGGCTGACCATCATTGATTACAAAACCGACGCCATTAAAGGGAAATTTCCGGGAGGCTTTAAAGAAGCCGAA